Below is a genomic region from Thermithiobacillus tepidarius DSM 3134.
GTCCAGATCATAACGCGAGGCGCCGGCGTGCATCATCTCCACGGCGCAGCAGGCCAAGCCGAAGGTCATGGGCCAGAGGGAGCCGGTCCGGGTCCAGTTGATCAGCTTGTCGACGGTGGTGGTCACCACCCCCTTCTCGAGAATACCTTCTATTCCCACTCCAGTGCTCCTTTCATCCACTCATAGATGAATCCGATCACCAGGATGCCCAGGAAAACCACCATGGCCAGGAATCCCGGCATGCCGATTTCGTCCAGCACCACGGCCCACGGAAAGAGAAACGCGATTTCCAGATCGAACAGAATGAACAGGATGGCGACGAGATAATAACGGACGTCGAACTTCATGCGCGCGTCCTCGAAAGCCTCGAAGCCGCATTCGTAGGGGGACAGCTTTTCGCTGTCGGGCTTGTTGGGCGCCAGCAGGAAGCCCATCGCCAGCGGCACCACGCCGACCAGCAGCGCCACCACGATGAAGATCAAAACCGGTAAGTAGTTTTCCAGCATCCCCTCTTCTCCTGGGAACTTTTGCGAGTCACAGCACTCAATTGGCGCAATCACCGCCCTTTTCGCCGCGGCTGCAGGCATGCGCCGCAAGCGATCCAGTCTAGGCCGGCCCAACTTGGCGTGTCAAGCCAAAGTTTTACATATACCCATATCAAACAACAGCTTAGCTGGTTGCGGGCGCAAAAAAACAGCCTTGTTCAGGCTGTTCTTTGGAAATTGGTGCCGAAGGCCGGACTCGAACCGGCATGGCTTGCGCCGCCGCCCCCTCAAGACGGTGTGTCTACCAATTTCACCACTTCGGCGTTATGAGAATTAAACCAAATTCTAAGCCAGTAGACAATGCCAAAGGCCGGTTTTCGCCCTACGGCTGCCCGGCGGGCGGGACAGCGCCAGTCGGCTGACTGGGAGCGCCCTGGCCGGAGAGCGGGGCCGGCAGCGGCTGCACCGGGGCCGCCGGTTGCGATTGGATCGGGGCCGCGGAACGGGCCGGCGCGGTCACGCTGCTCATCACGCTGTCATCGTTGCCGCGGGTCGACAGGTAGGCCAGCGCCAGGCTGTTCAGGAAAAAGAGCGCCGCCAGCACCGCTGTCGTGCGGGTCAGGAAATTGGCCGACCCTTGGCTGCCAAACACGGTCTGCGACGCGCCGCTGCCGAAGGCCGAGCCGATTTCGCTGCCCTGCCCTCGCTGCAGCAGGACCAGGGCCACCAGCCCCAGGGCAATGAAAATGTGCAGCACTGTCAAAAGAATGTACATGTCAGATCCTGTATCCAAGCAAATCCGGCGGCCGCCGGCCTAGGCCCCCGCGGCTGCCGCGCAAATTTTGAGAAATTCCTCGGCATTCAGCGAGGCGCCGCCCACCAAGCCGCCATCGATGTCGGCCTGGGCAAAGAGCTCCGCGGCATTGTCGGCCTTGACGCTGCCGCCGTAGAGAATCCGGGT
It encodes:
- a CDS encoding NADH-quinone oxidoreductase subunit A, whose translation is MLENYLPVLIFIVVALLVGVVPLAMGFLLAPNKPDSEKLSPYECGFEAFEDARMKFDVRYYLVAILFILFDLEIAFLFPWAVVLDEIGMPGFLAMVVFLGILVIGFIYEWMKGALEWE
- the secG gene encoding preprotein translocase subunit SecG — protein: MYILLTVLHIFIALGLVALVLLQRGQGSEIGSAFGSGASQTVFGSQGSANFLTRTTAVLAALFFLNSLALAYLSTRGNDDSVMSSVTAPARSAAPIQSQPAAPVQPLPAPLSGQGAPSQPTGAVPPAGQP